From a region of the Panicum virgatum strain AP13 chromosome 2K, P.virgatum_v5, whole genome shotgun sequence genome:
- the LOC120694524 gene encoding cytochrome c oxidase subunit 6b-1-like, with the protein MAAEGKAPSLAEEYSLPPQEVQLQNPSEEKSAASTVAEVVPEKSAETPPANEATVVVEETSETPEVKEASEEPEAEASPAAEESSEAAEESSDAADETADEKPEIMIETAPADFRFPTTNQTRHCFTRYVEYHRCVAAKGEGAPECEKFAKYYRSLCPSEWVERWNEQRENGTFPGPL; encoded by the exons ATGGCTGCGGAAGGCAAGGCTCCGTCGCTCGCGGAG GAGTATTCACTCCCACCCCAGGAGGTCCAATTGCAAAATCCATCTGAAGAGAAATCTGCTGCTAGCACTGTGGCTGAAGTTGTTCCCGAGAAAAGTGCTGAAACCCCACCAGCTAATGAGGCTACTGTTGTTGTTGAAGAAACAAGTGAAACTCCAGAGGTGAAGGAAGCCTCTGAGGAgccagaagctgaggcaagcCCTGCTGCTGAAGAAAGTAGTGAGGCTGCTGAAGAAAGCAGTGATGCCGCTGACGAAACAGCTGATGAAAAACCAGAAATTATG ATCGAGACAGCTCCAGCAGATTTTCGTTTCCCAACAACAAATCAAACAAGACATTGCTTCACGCGCTATGTTGAATATCATAG GTGTGTAGCTGCAAAAGGGGAGGGTGCTCCTGAGTGTGAAAAGTTTGCTAAGTACTACAGATCACTCTGCCCAAGTGAATGG GTTGAGCGTTGGAATGAGCAACGTGAAAATGGCACATTCCCTGGACCCTTGTAA
- the LOC120694522 gene encoding uncharacterized protein LOC120694522, whose protein sequence is MESRLGRRRRQGAPRGPHRRCRTRRCGGGDGDGVDRISGLNDDLLIQILVCLRCAAAAARTSVLSRRWRGLWRHLPELSFRGIASDALQYALAQVAIPKLSLLHIYSPHYIYPEFSVEGVASLLRAASRLDPIDLNIVAGAGWTDEPMAVEVPSFARAVSIRLHVGNLHLKPPAQGGDFPVLERLSIAAGRFDIDPLISGCPCLRVLEVHLDEDLNPITIHSATIEELRLTCHLWLHLRGVDIVAPMLKKFTLGWSVHKDFSMSLLAPKVENLWWNCCVGFYSEAVVIDASGMWTLEKLKLETQESGFVLSLDVGRPHSATHTRNLQEMFQLPNISVLELCVERRGHVYGAIALDILRICNATQKLKLVIDRSMLWMTDDDEACPPDCLCNQPHNWRSQNISLSLEEVEIVNFKGSGHEVDFLKLLFRCAPLTYVTLKLASKISPSSRGCKEIYKIFKANPAAECHVYRKRGKEIIYA, encoded by the exons ATGGAGTCGCGattaggccgccgccgccgccaaggcgcGCCGCGTGGGCCTCACCGCCGCTGCAGGACACGCCGCTGCGGGGGCGGCGATGGAGACGGAGTGGATCGCATTAGCGGGCTCAACGACGACCTGCTAATCCAGATCCTCGTCTGcctccgctgcgccgccgccgccgcccgcaccagCGTCCTCTCCCGCCGGTGGCGCGGCCTCTGGAGGCACCTCCCCGAACTCTCCTTCCGCGGTATCGCCAGCGACGCTCTCCAATACGCCCTCGCACAAGTCGCCATACCAAAGCTGTCCCTCCTCCACATCTATTCCCCCCACTATATCTACCCCGAGTTTTCCGTCGAAGGAGTCGCCTCGCTGCTCCGCGCCGCGTCGCGTCTTGACCCGATCGATCTCAACATCGTAGCTGGGGCGGGCTGGACGGATGAACCCATGGCCGTCGAGGTGCCATCCTTCGCCCGCGCAGTATCGATCAGGCTGCACGTTGGCAACCTCCACCTAAAACCGCCGGCGCAAGGCGGTGATTTCCCGGTGCTAGAGAGGCTTTCAATTGCTGCTGGCCGCTTCGATATCGACCCCCTAATCTCAGGATGCCCATGCCTGCGCGTGCTAGAGGTGCATTTAGATGAGGATCTCAACCCCATCACGATCCACTCAGCGACCATCGAGGAGCTTCGTCTGACCTGTCACTTGTGGCTCCATCTCCGTGGTGTTGACATCGTGGCACCCATGCTGAAGAAATTCACCTTGGGATGGTCCGTGCACAAGGATTTCAGCATGTCATTGTTGGCACCTAAGGTGGAGAATCTGTGGTGGAATTGCTGCGTTGGCTTTTATTCTGAAGCTGTTGTGATTGATGCGTCTGGGATGTGGACGCTGGAAAAACTGAAGTTAGAGACTCAGGAGAGCGGCTTTGTCCTAAGTTTGGATGTAGGAAGACCG CATTCTGCAACACATACGCGAAACTTGCAAGAAATGTTCCAGCTTCCTAACATATCTGTTTTGGAGCTATGTGTCGAAAGACGTGGACATGTTTATGGAGCAATCGCGTTGGATATACTAAGGATTTGCAATGCTACACAAAAGCTTAAGCTGGTTATTGATCGTAGTATG CTTTGGATGACGGATGATGATGAAGCATGCCCTCCAGACTGCCTTTGCAATCAACCGCATAATTGGAGAAGTCAGAATATCTCCTTGAGCCTTGAAGAAGTAGAAATAGTAAATTTCAAAGGAAGCGGCCATGAAGTTGATTTCTTGAAGCTTTTGTTCAGATGTGCTCCCCTGACGTATGTGACCTTGAAACTGGCCTCCAAAATTTCACCAAGTAGCCGAGGATGCAAGGAAATCTACAAGATTTTCAAGGCGAATCCAGCTGCAGAGTGTCATGTTTATCGTAAACGTGGCAAGGAGATTATCTACGCATGA
- the LOC120694523 gene encoding alcohol dehydrogenase-like 2 — MDQSTAKPIRCRAAVSKAPGQPLEMVEVEVAPPRAHEVRVKIVCTSLCHTDLTFWRMKDFPAMFPSILGHEAVGVVESVGDHVEEVAAGDTVVPVFLPQCGRCADCLSPRSNICSVLAHRPGLMPRDGTTRFSLAATGEPVHGFLSVSSFAEYTVVDVAHVVRLGGGDALPPEMACLLSCGVSTGVGAAWKVAAVEPGSTVAVFGLGTVGLAVAQGSKMRGAKRIIGVDLNPDKFEIGKRLGVTDFINPNDTGEKNVTEVIKEMTGGGADYSFECIGSTSVMAEAFESSRMGWGKTIILGTDAGKAPVSISSSAIKRGRSVTGALLGGIKPKDDIPVLAQKCMDKELELDEFVTHRMGFDDINRAFDLLAQGNCLRCIIWMDGAEQKKTSS; from the exons ATGGATCAGAGCACCGCGAAGCCAATCAGATGCAGAG CGGCGGTGAGCAAGGCGCCGGGGCAGCCGCTGGagatggtggaggtggaggtggcgccgccgcgggcgcacgAGGTTCGCGTCAAGATCGTCTGCACCTCCCTCTGCCACACGGACCTCACCTTCTGGCGCATGAAG GATTTTCCTGCCATGTTTCCGTCCATCCTGGGGCACGAAGCGGTCGG CGTGGTGGAGAGCGTCGGGGAccatgtggaggaggtggccgcgGGCGACACGGTGGTGCCGGTGTTCCTGCCGCAGTGCGGCAGGTGCGCCGACTGCCTCTCCCCCCGCAGCAACATCTGCTCCGTGCTGGCGCACCGCCCCGGCCTCATGCCGCGCGACGGCACCACGCGCTTCTcgctcgccgccaccggcgagccCGTCCACGGCTTCCTGTCCGTCTCCAGCTTCGCCGAGTACACCGTCGTCGACGTCGCGCACGTCGtcaggctcggcggcggcgacgccctcCCGCCGGAGATGGCGTGCCTGCTCAGCTGCGGCGTGTCCACCG GGGTTGGTGCGGCTTggaaggtggcggcggtggagcccgGCTCGACCGTGGCTGTCTTCGGACTGGGCACCGTAGGGCTGGCG GTAGCACAGGGGTCCAAGATGCGTGGCGCCAAGAGGATCATCGGGGTCGACTTGAATCCGGACAAGTTCGAGATCG GAAAGAGGCTGGGGGTCACCGACTTCATCAACCCAAATGACACCGGGGAGAAGAATGTCACTGAG GTGATCAAGGAGATGACCGGCGGGGGCGCCGACTACTCCTTCGAGTGCATCGGCTCGACTTCAGTCATGGCGGAAGCATTCGAGAGCTCTCGGATG GGCTGGGGGAAGACGATCATCCTGGGTACGGACGCCGGCAAGGCGCCCGTCAGCATCTCGTCGTCCGCCATCAAGCGGGGGCGGTCGGTCACCGGCGCGCTCCTCGGCGGGATCAAGCCCAAGGACGACATCCCCGTGCTGGCGCAGAAGTGCATGGACAAG gagctggagctggacgaGTTCGTGACGCACCGGATGGGCTTCGACGACATCAACCGCGCGTTCGACCTGCTCGCGCAGGGGAACTGCCTCCGCTGCATCATCTGGATGGACGGCGCCGAGCAGAAGAAGACGAGCTCGTGa